A part of Roseitalea porphyridii genomic DNA contains:
- a CDS encoding peptide chain release factor 3: MANTLETEVARRRTFAIISHPDAGKTTLTEKLLLFGGAIQLAGEVKAKKNRTQSRSDWMKIERERGISVVTSVMTFEYGGNIYNLLDTPGHEDFADDTYRTLTAVDSAIMVIDAARGIEPRTLKLFEVCRLRDIPIITFVNKMDRESRDPFEILDEVEEKLALDTAPVTWPIGRARTFAGTHHLAQNAVRRADTEVERTPVNGPEAESAAGLLPENEREAFIEEVNLAREACRPFDREAYLEGHLTPVFFGSALRNYGVRDLIDALAAHAPRPRAQEADTRRVEASEPGMTAFVFKIQANMDPNHRDRIAFARVCSGTLSRGMKAKLVRTGKAVTLSAPQFFFAHQRQTADSAYAGDVVGIPNHGTLRIGDTLTDGEALVFRGVPNFAPEILRRVRLMDAMKGKKLSEALGQMAEEGVVQLFIPEDGSPSIVGVVGALQLDVLKARLEAEYALPVDFETARFSVCRWISSDDRAALEGFLAKHRSAIARDLDGDPVFLAENGFSLNYEAERAPAITFEAVKDYQVTARKAA, from the coding sequence ATGGCAAACACGCTCGAAACCGAGGTCGCCCGGCGGCGCACCTTCGCGATCATCTCCCACCCGGACGCGGGCAAGACGACACTGACCGAAAAGCTGCTGCTGTTCGGCGGCGCCATCCAGCTTGCCGGCGAGGTAAAGGCCAAGAAGAACCGCACCCAGTCGCGCTCGGACTGGATGAAGATCGAGCGCGAGCGCGGCATCTCGGTCGTCACCTCGGTGATGACGTTCGAATATGGCGGCAATATCTACAATTTGCTGGATACGCCCGGCCATGAGGACTTCGCCGACGACACCTACCGCACGCTGACCGCGGTCGACAGCGCGATCATGGTGATCGACGCCGCGCGCGGCATCGAGCCGCGCACGCTGAAGCTGTTCGAGGTGTGCCGACTGCGCGACATCCCGATCATCACCTTCGTCAACAAGATGGACCGCGAGAGCCGCGATCCGTTCGAGATCCTGGACGAGGTGGAGGAGAAACTGGCGCTCGACACGGCGCCGGTCACCTGGCCGATCGGCCGCGCCAGGACGTTCGCCGGAACCCACCATCTGGCGCAGAACGCGGTGCGCCGCGCCGATACCGAGGTCGAGCGAACCCCGGTCAATGGCCCCGAGGCTGAAAGCGCCGCCGGCCTGTTGCCCGAAAACGAGCGCGAAGCGTTCATCGAGGAGGTGAACCTCGCCCGCGAGGCCTGCCGCCCGTTTGACCGGGAGGCCTATCTGGAAGGCCATCTGACGCCGGTCTTCTTCGGGTCGGCGCTGCGCAATTATGGCGTCCGCGACCTCATCGACGCGCTTGCCGCCCATGCGCCCCGCCCCCGCGCGCAGGAGGCCGACACGCGCCGCGTCGAAGCCTCCGAGCCGGGCATGACCGCGTTCGTCTTCAAGATCCAGGCCAACATGGACCCCAACCACCGCGACCGGATCGCCTTCGCCCGCGTCTGCTCGGGCACGCTTTCGCGCGGCATGAAGGCAAAGCTGGTGCGCACGGGCAAGGCGGTGACCCTGTCGGCGCCGCAGTTCTTCTTCGCCCACCAGCGCCAGACCGCCGACAGCGCCTATGCGGGCGATGTGGTCGGCATTCCGAACCACGGCACGCTGCGCATCGGCGACACGTTGACCGACGGCGAGGCGCTGGTCTTCCGCGGCGTGCCGAACTTCGCCCCGGAGATCCTGCGCCGGGTGCGCCTGATGGACGCGATGAAGGGCAAGAAACTGTCCGAGGCGCTCGGCCAGATGGCCGAGGAGGGCGTCGTCCAGCTCTTCATTCCCGAAGACGGCTCGCCCTCGATCGTCGGCGTGGTCGGCGCGCTGCAGCTCGACGTGCTCAAGGCGCGGCTCGAGGCCGAGTACGCGCTGCCGGTCGACTTCGAGACGGCGCGTTTTTCGGTCTGCCGGTGGATCTCGTCCGACGATCGCGCCGCGCTCGAAGGCTTCCTTGCAAAGCATCGCAGCGCCATTGCCCGCGACCTCGATGGCGATCCGGTGTTCCTGGCCGAGAACGGCTTTTCGCTGAACTATGAGGCCGAACGCGCGCCCGCGATCACCTTCGAGGCGGTCAAGGACTATCAGGTCACGGCCAGGAAGGCGGCCTGA
- a CDS encoding MarR family winged helix-turn-helix transcriptional regulator, producing MHPSHFAVLNHMVRLGDGRTPAELASAFQVTRATMSHTLALLDRRGFIRLAANERDARSKRVFLTEDGRRFRNDAIGAVEAMVRQVFDPQTLDHLAAALPHLQAIRKRLDENR from the coding sequence ATGCACCCGTCGCATTTCGCCGTGCTCAACCACATGGTCCGGCTCGGCGACGGTCGCACGCCGGCCGAACTGGCCTCGGCCTTCCAGGTCACGCGCGCCACGATGAGCCATACGCTGGCGCTGCTCGACCGGCGCGGCTTCATCCGGCTTGCGGCGAACGAACGCGACGCGCGCTCCAAGCGGGTGTTCCTGACCGAGGACGGCCGCCGATTCCGCAACGACGCGATCGGCGCGGTGGAAGCCATGGTCCGGCAGGTCTTCGACCCGCAGACGCTCGATCACCTCGCCGCCGCCCTGCCGCACCTGCAGGCCATTCGCAAGCGGCTCGACGAGAACCGATGA
- a CDS encoding Acg family FMN-binding oxidoreductase has product MSSLNRRKFLMLAGGGIVVAAGASATAFALTRTPTDALEPWDRAGAPDYEDPRMRALSFAILAPNPHNRQPWTVELVGDDRVSIGFDPERQLPHTDPFDRQLTIGMGCFIELMVMAAAQDGYRVDLDLFPEGSSPEGLTGAPVAFARFVSDASVNADPLFAHVIARRSAKEAHDMARPVPAEALDTMLTARSHVTNAGGTVDAADLPYWREMSRKALAIEFETPRTYKESVDLFRIGKREINENPDGIELPGAPLEVMKALGLFTREAALDPGSIAYQQGMATVMAPLETSMGFVWTVTGTNDRVAQIGAGRDWVRMNLAATAAGIAFHPLSQCLQEYEEMDELYQQVHRRLAPDGGTVQMLARIGYGPAVGPTPRWPLESRIVERTAS; this is encoded by the coding sequence ATGTCATCCCTGAACCGCAGAAAATTCCTGATGCTCGCCGGTGGCGGCATTGTCGTCGCCGCGGGCGCATCGGCGACCGCGTTCGCGCTCACCCGCACGCCCACCGACGCGCTCGAACCCTGGGATCGCGCCGGGGCGCCGGACTATGAAGACCCGCGCATGCGGGCCCTGTCCTTCGCGATCCTGGCGCCCAATCCGCACAATCGCCAGCCCTGGACCGTCGAACTCGTCGGTGACGACCGTGTTTCGATCGGCTTCGACCCGGAAAGGCAGTTGCCGCATACGGATCCGTTCGACCGGCAGCTGACGATCGGCATGGGCTGCTTCATCGAACTGATGGTGATGGCCGCCGCGCAGGACGGATACAGGGTCGACCTCGACCTGTTTCCGGAAGGTTCCTCGCCGGAAGGCCTGACCGGCGCCCCGGTCGCCTTTGCGCGCTTCGTGTCCGATGCGAGCGTGAACGCCGATCCGCTGTTCGCCCATGTCATTGCGCGCCGTTCAGCCAAGGAGGCGCATGACATGGCACGCCCGGTGCCGGCCGAAGCCCTCGACACCATGCTGACCGCCCGCAGTCACGTGACCAACGCGGGCGGCACGGTGGACGCGGCCGATCTGCCATACTGGCGCGAGATGAGCCGCAAGGCGCTCGCCATCGAGTTCGAAACGCCGCGCACCTACAAGGAATCGGTCGACCTGTTCCGCATCGGAAAGCGTGAGATCAACGAGAACCCCGACGGGATCGAATTGCCGGGGGCGCCGCTGGAAGTGATGAAGGCGCTGGGCCTGTTCACGCGCGAGGCGGCGCTCGACCCCGGCTCCATCGCCTACCAGCAGGGCATGGCCACGGTCATGGCGCCGCTGGAAACCTCGATGGGTTTCGTCTGGACGGTGACCGGGACCAACGACCGCGTGGCCCAGATCGGAGCCGGGCGGGACTGGGTGCGCATGAACCTCGCCGCGACGGCCGCGGGCATCGCGTTCCACCCGCTCAGCCAGTGCCTGCAGGAATATGAGGAGATGGACGAACTCTATCAGCAGGTGCACCGGCGGCTGGCGCCTGACGGCGGCACGGTTCAAATGCTGGCGCGGATCGGCTATGGACCGGCAGTCGGCCCGACACCGCGCTGGCCGCTGGAATCACGGATCGTCGAAAGGACCGCAAGCTGA
- a CDS encoding peroxiredoxin gives MGLRINDTIPDLTVTTDQGSFSLHEWIGDDWAILFSHPKDFTPVCTTEFGAVAKLSDEWEKRGTKVIGVSVDGVDDHVKWKGDIEQVAGTKAGFPIIADDGLEVSKAFDMLPAEAYLPDGRTPADSATVRSVFIIGPDKKLKLSMTYPMNVGRNFAEVLRALDGLQTAAKHNVATPADWTVGEDVIIPTAVSDADAKEKFGEFETVLPYLRKTKAPKAA, from the coding sequence ATGGGACTGCGCATCAATGACACCATCCCCGACCTGACCGTCACCACCGACCAGGGCAGCTTCTCGCTGCACGAGTGGATCGGCGATGACTGGGCCATCCTGTTCTCGCACCCGAAGGACTTCACGCCCGTCTGCACGACCGAATTCGGCGCCGTGGCCAAGCTTTCCGACGAGTGGGAAAAGCGCGGCACCAAGGTGATCGGCGTGTCGGTCGACGGCGTCGATGACCACGTCAAGTGGAAGGGCGACATCGAGCAGGTCGCCGGCACCAAGGCGGGCTTTCCGATCATCGCCGATGACGGGCTCGAGGTCTCCAAGGCCTTCGACATGCTTCCCGCCGAAGCCTATCTTCCGGACGGTCGCACGCCCGCCGACAGCGCCACGGTGCGCTCGGTCTTCATCATCGGCCCCGACAAGAAGCTCAAGCTCTCGATGACCTATCCGATGAATGTCGGCCGCAACTTCGCCGAGGTGCTGCGCGCGCTCGACGGGCTGCAGACGGCGGCCAAGCACAATGTGGCGACGCCGGCGGACTGGACGGTCGGCGAGGACGTCATCATTCCGACCGCCGTCAGCGACGCGGACGCCAAGGAGAAGTTCGGCGAGTTCGAGACGGTCCTGCCCTATCTGCGCAAGACCAAGGCTCCCAAGGCGGCCTGA
- a CDS encoding pirin family protein has translation MSIRPVKHVSGTTPTMEGAGVHLHRVFGFGDPSMTDPFLMMDDFRNDTPDRYAAGFPWHPHRGIETITYVLAGSVDHADSLGNAGSLGAGSVQWMTAGSGILHQEMPKGDAFGRMHGFQLWANLPSSEKMTTPRYQDISGADIPEVIDDDGTRVRVITGEFWGKRGPVDGIAADPQYLDVYVPPLKRKVLPIDTYRSAFAYIFEGSGTFRDASKPFGVLVEKEVNGEEIHLRDMTGDRTLVVFDTGDEVVVQSGEQGIRFLLVTGKPIKEPVAWHGPIVMNTQEELAQAFNDLRSGNFIREQARM, from the coding sequence ATGTCCATCCGTCCCGTCAAGCACGTCTCCGGCACGACCCCCACCATGGAAGGCGCCGGCGTCCATCTTCACCGTGTGTTCGGCTTCGGCGACCCGTCGATGACCGACCCGTTCCTGATGATGGACGATTTCCGCAACGACACGCCCGACAGATATGCCGCAGGCTTTCCCTGGCACCCGCACCGGGGGATCGAGACGATCACCTATGTCTTGGCCGGTTCGGTCGACCATGCCGACAGCCTCGGCAATGCCGGCTCGCTCGGCGCGGGCTCGGTGCAATGGATGACCGCAGGCTCGGGCATTCTGCATCAGGAAATGCCGAAGGGCGACGCGTTCGGCCGCATGCACGGCTTCCAGCTCTGGGCCAACCTGCCCTCGAGCGAGAAGATGACGACGCCGCGCTATCAGGACATTTCGGGCGCCGACATTCCCGAGGTCATCGATGATGACGGCACGCGCGTGCGGGTGATCACCGGCGAGTTCTGGGGTAAGCGCGGCCCCGTCGACGGCATCGCCGCCGATCCGCAATATCTCGACGTCTATGTGCCGCCGCTGAAGAGGAAGGTGCTGCCGATCGACACGTACCGGTCGGCGTTCGCCTATATCTTCGAGGGCTCGGGCACGTTCCGCGATGCGTCCAAACCGTTCGGCGTGCTGGTCGAAAAGGAAGTGAACGGCGAGGAGATTCACCTGCGCGACATGACCGGCGACAGAACGCTCGTGGTTTTCGACACGGGCGACGAGGTTGTCGTGCAGTCCGGCGAACAGGGCATCCGCTTCCTGCTCGTGACGGGCAAGCCGATCAAGGAGCCGGTCGCCTGGCACGGCCCGATCGTGATGAACACGCAGGAGGAACTGGCCCAGGCGTTCAACGACCTGCGCTCGGGCAACTTCATCCGAGAACAGGCGCGGATGTGA
- the coaBC gene encoding bifunctional phosphopantothenoylcysteine decarboxylase/phosphopantothenate--cysteine ligase CoaBC — MHKTLSGKTILLIIGGGIAAYKCLDLIRRLRERGAQVRCVMTSAAEQFVTPLAVGALTADTVFTDLFDRQDEHDVGHIRLAREADLIVVAPATADLMAKMAHGLASDLASTVLMAASSPVLVAPAMNPAMWTHPATRRNRDTLSGDGIAFVGPNAGEMAESGEAGEGRMAEPLEIVAAVVRLLDDRPKPLAGRTVIVTSGPTHEPIDPVRYIANRSSGKQGHAIAAALADLGATVRLVSGPVQVADPPGVDVIAVESAREMHDAVHQLLPADAAIFAAAVADYRPASEADEKIKKQAGGIDAIALAENPDILASVGNHATQRPRLVIGFAAETQELAENARAKLARKGADFIIANDVSHDSGIGGAGGVMGGDRNRVTLVSKDDADRWPEMDKAEVAVRIADLVARHLQTLTT, encoded by the coding sequence TTGCACAAGACCCTTTCCGGCAAGACCATCCTCCTGATCATCGGCGGCGGGATCGCGGCCTACAAGTGTCTCGACCTGATCCGCCGGCTGCGCGAGCGCGGCGCGCAGGTGCGCTGCGTCATGACCTCGGCCGCCGAGCAGTTCGTCACGCCGCTCGCGGTCGGTGCGCTCACCGCCGATACCGTGTTCACCGATCTGTTCGACCGCCAGGACGAGCACGATGTCGGCCATATCAGGCTGGCGCGCGAGGCCGACCTGATCGTGGTCGCGCCGGCCACCGCCGATCTGATGGCGAAGATGGCGCACGGGCTCGCCAGCGATCTGGCGTCGACCGTCCTGATGGCCGCGTCCAGCCCGGTGCTCGTCGCGCCGGCGATGAACCCGGCCATGTGGACCCATCCGGCGACGCGCAGAAACCGCGACACGCTTTCCGGCGACGGGATCGCATTCGTCGGCCCCAATGCGGGCGAGATGGCCGAGAGCGGCGAGGCGGGCGAAGGCCGCATGGCCGAGCCGCTGGAGATCGTCGCAGCCGTCGTACGGCTGCTGGACGATCGGCCCAAACCGCTCGCCGGAAGGACCGTGATCGTCACCTCCGGTCCGACGCACGAGCCGATCGACCCGGTGCGCTACATCGCCAACCGCTCCTCGGGCAAGCAGGGCCATGCCATCGCCGCCGCGCTCGCCGATCTCGGCGCGACGGTCCGGCTGGTCTCCGGTCCGGTCCAGGTTGCCGATCCGCCCGGCGTCGACGTGATCGCGGTCGAAAGCGCCCGCGAGATGCACGACGCGGTCCATCAATTGCTGCCGGCCGATGCGGCGATCTTCGCGGCCGCCGTCGCCGACTACCGGCCGGCCAGCGAAGCGGACGAGAAGATCAAGAAGCAGGCGGGCGGGATCGATGCGATCGCGCTCGCCGAGAACCCCGACATCCTCGCCTCGGTGGGCAATCACGCCACGCAAAGGCCACGCCTGGTCATCGGCTTTGCCGCCGAAACGCAGGAACTGGCCGAAAACGCGCGGGCCAAGCTGGCGCGCAAGGGCGCCGATTTCATCATCGCCAACGACGTCTCGCACGACAGCGGAATCGGCGGTGCAGGCGGGGTGATGGGCGGCGACCGCAATCGGGTCACGCTCGTCTCGAAGGATGATGCCGATCGGTGGCCGGAAATGGACAAGGCCGAGGTGGCCGTGCGCATCGCCGATCTGGTCGCCCGGCATCTGCAAACGCTGACGACCTGA
- a CDS encoding type II toxin-antitoxin system VapC family toxin, which yields MRGFVVDTSALICILFDEPGALAFAQAIADEDRCAISTASVLEGHSVMIRRRIPDGAERLAGLVADLRLEVAAFDARQLETAIAAYRQYGRGTGHDADLNLGDCFSYALARTRNLPLLFKGDDFVHTDIASALPAG from the coding sequence GTGAGGGGGTTTGTCGTCGATACATCGGCCCTCATCTGCATCCTGTTCGACGAGCCCGGCGCGCTCGCGTTCGCCCAAGCAATCGCCGACGAGGACCGTTGCGCCATCTCGACCGCATCGGTGCTGGAGGGCCACAGCGTGATGATCAGGCGCCGCATACCAGACGGGGCCGAACGATTGGCGGGTCTTGTTGCCGATCTTCGTCTCGAGGTGGCGGCGTTCGACGCCCGGCAACTGGAGACGGCGATCGCGGCCTATCGCCAGTATGGGCGCGGGACCGGCCATGATGCTGATCTCAACCTCGGCGACTGCTTTTCCTACGCGCTCGCCAGGACGCGAAACCTGCCGCTCCTGTTCAAGGGCGACGATTTCGTCCATACCGACATCGCATCGGCCCTTCCGGCCGGCTGA
- a CDS encoding FitA-like ribbon-helix-helix domain-containing protein, translating into MATLTIRNLDEEVKRDIRRAAAERGVSMEQEARDRLARPARHENAEPGKVSAEEILRRYARRPDGPFDLKGMTDRMWDEGLL; encoded by the coding sequence ATGGCCACGCTGACGATCAGGAATCTCGATGAAGAGGTCAAGCGCGACATCCGCCGCGCGGCCGCCGAACGCGGGGTCTCCATGGAGCAGGAGGCGCGGGACCGTCTGGCGAGGCCAGCCCGCCACGAGAACGCCGAGCCCGGCAAGGTCAGTGCCGAGGAAATCCTGCGCCGTTACGCGCGCAGACCCGACGGGCCTTTCGATCTCAAAGGGATGACCGACCGAATGTGGGACGAAGGTCTGCTGTGA
- the ubiB gene encoding 2-polyprenylphenol 6-hydroxylase translates to MANLFAALRLVRAVWVLSREGVIAALPRQGLSGPALTGHTIATRLARKRTEGLGSAQRMTRAIARLGPSYAKLGQFLATRPDIIGLQMAVDLANLQDNMESFPSADAYRRIEESLGLPVDDLYARIEDPIAAASIAQVHPAVTRGANGGERKVAVKVIRPGVRARFDRDLEAFFLFARLQERYIPSSRRLRPVAIAETLAQSTRIEMDLRLEGAALSELAENTRDDPGFRVPKVDWQRTGRDVLTMEWIDGIKMSDVNALRAAGHDLPKLAVNVIQSFLRHAMRDGFFHADMHPGNLFVVPNGDIVAVDLGIAGRIGIKERRFLAEILYGFIRRDYRRVAEVHFEAGYVPASHDVEAFAQALRAVGEPIRDQSADTISMGNLLTLLFDVTDIFDMQTRPELLLLQKTMVVAEGNARMLDPQFDMWAAAEPIVGEWVRHNLGPAALVNDTREGLHAAYRLARQLPDLAKRTEQLTHEIGEMAEIGMKLAPETVEAIGKAEARESRWGRVALWIIALAAIWVAIAVS, encoded by the coding sequence ATGGCAAACCTGTTCGCAGCGTTGCGTCTGGTGCGTGCGGTCTGGGTGCTGTCGCGTGAAGGCGTGATCGCGGCGCTGCCGCGGCAGGGCCTGTCGGGTCCGGCGCTGACCGGGCACACGATCGCGACCCGCCTTGCCCGCAAGCGCACCGAAGGGCTCGGCAGCGCCCAGCGCATGACAAGGGCGATCGCGCGGCTCGGACCCTCCTATGCCAAGCTGGGCCAGTTCCTTGCGACGCGGCCGGACATTATCGGCCTGCAGATGGCCGTCGATCTGGCCAATCTTCAGGACAATATGGAGAGCTTTCCGAGCGCCGATGCCTACCGTCGCATCGAGGAGTCGCTCGGCCTGCCTGTCGATGACCTCTATGCCCGCATCGAAGATCCGATCGCCGCCGCCTCGATTGCCCAGGTGCATCCGGCGGTGACGCGCGGCGCCAACGGCGGTGAGCGCAAGGTGGCGGTCAAGGTGATCCGGCCGGGCGTGCGGGCCCGCTTCGACCGCGATCTGGAAGCGTTCTTCCTGTTTGCGCGCCTGCAGGAGCGCTACATCCCGTCGTCGCGCCGGCTACGGCCGGTCGCCATCGCCGAAACGCTCGCGCAATCGACCCGCATCGAGATGGATCTGCGGCTCGAGGGCGCGGCGCTGTCCGAGCTTGCCGAGAACACCAGGGACGATCCGGGCTTCCGCGTGCCGAAGGTGGACTGGCAGCGCACCGGCCGCGACGTGCTCACCATGGAGTGGATCGACGGCATCAAGATGAGCGATGTCAATGCGCTGCGTGCGGCCGGCCATGATCTGCCCAAGCTTGCCGTCAACGTCATCCAGTCCTTCCTGCGCCATGCGATGCGCGACGGCTTCTTTCATGCCGACATGCATCCGGGCAATCTGTTCGTCGTGCCGAACGGCGACATCGTCGCCGTCGATCTGGGCATTGCCGGGCGGATCGGCATCAAGGAGCGGCGCTTTCTGGCCGAGATCCTCTACGGCTTCATCCGGCGCGACTACCGGCGCGTCGCCGAGGTGCATTTCGAGGCCGGTTACGTGCCGGCCTCGCACGATGTGGAGGCGTTCGCCCAGGCGCTGCGCGCGGTGGGCGAACCGATCCGCGACCAGTCGGCCGACACGATCTCGATGGGCAATCTGCTGACGCTTCTGTTCGACGTCACCGACATCTTCGACATGCAGACCCGTCCCGAACTGCTGCTGCTGCAGAAGACGATGGTCGTCGCCGAGGGCAATGCGCGCATGCTCGATCCGCAGTTCGACATGTGGGCGGCGGCCGAGCCGATCGTCGGCGAATGGGTGCGGCACAATCTGGGCCCCGCCGCGCTTGTCAACGACACGCGCGAGGGCCTGCACGCCGCCTACCGGCTGGCGCGGCAACTGCCCGATCTGGCAAAGCGGACCGAGCAGCTGACCCACGAGATCGGCGAGATGGCCGAAATCGGCATGAAGCTGGCACCCGAGACCGTCGAGGCGATCGGCAAGGCCGAAGCCCGCGAGAGCCGTTGGGGCCGCGTGGCGCTCTGGATCATCGCCCTGGCGGCGATCTGGGTGGCGATCGCGGTGAGCTGA
- the ubiE gene encoding bifunctional demethylmenaquinone methyltransferase/2-methoxy-6-polyprenyl-1,4-benzoquinol methylase UbiE, with the protein MSTSRTGAGDAMKRSFGFAEIGEGEKQARVDTVFHSVARRYDLMNDLMSGGMHRIWKDAMIAALAPPRRDGWRMLDVAGGTGDIAFRAVEASRRNAEVTVLDINGSMLDVGRERADKRGLSDNLTFVEANAEELPFDDGSFDAYTIAFGIRNVPDIPRALGEAHRVLKPGGRFLCLEFSEVDVPMLDRIYEAFSFNAIPRIGQVVAGDAEPYRYLVESIAKFPRQRDFAAMIEAAGFVRVNWRNYSGGIAALHSGWKI; encoded by the coding sequence ATGTCCACATCGAGAACCGGCGCAGGCGACGCGATGAAACGCAGCTTCGGCTTCGCCGAGATCGGCGAAGGCGAGAAGCAGGCCCGCGTCGACACCGTCTTCCATTCGGTCGCCCGCCGCTACGATCTGATGAACGACCTGATGTCGGGCGGCATGCACCGGATCTGGAAGGACGCCATGATCGCCGCGCTGGCGCCGCCCAGGCGCGACGGTTGGCGCATGCTGGACGTGGCCGGCGGCACCGGCGACATCGCCTTCCGCGCCGTGGAGGCATCGCGCCGCAATGCCGAGGTTACCGTGCTCGACATCAATGGCTCGATGCTCGATGTCGGTCGCGAACGCGCCGATAAGCGCGGGCTTTCGGACAATCTGACCTTCGTCGAGGCGAATGCCGAGGAACTGCCGTTCGACGACGGTTCGTTCGACGCCTATACGATCGCATTCGGAATCCGCAACGTGCCCGATATCCCCCGCGCGCTGGGCGAGGCGCACCGCGTGCTCAAGCCGGGCGGCCGGTTCCTGTGCCTCGAATTCTCCGAGGTCGACGTGCCGATGCTCGACCGGATCTACGAGGCGTTCTCGTTCAACGCGATCCCGCGGATCGGCCAAGTGGTTGCCGGCGACGCCGAGCCCTATCGCTATCTCGTCGAGTCGATCGCGAAGTTTCCGCGCCAGCGCGATTTCGCCGCGATGATCGAGGCGGCCGGCTTCGTCCGCGTCAACTGGCGCAACTATTCGGGCGGCATCGCCGCGCTGCACTCGGGCTGGAAAATCTGA
- a CDS encoding adenosine deaminase, with product MVPKAELHCHIEGAVSPALAARQAAAYGIDLSAIIVDGAYRWTDFTEFLHVYDTVAALFRTREDYALLAHDYLTGLAAEGCLYSEFFISTDHAEMTGLAPQAYIEGLAEGIERAKAETGIEGRMIATGLRHGGPEAVERAARFIVDHPHPLVTGFGMAGDERMHHPADFVRAFGIAREAGLRITVHAGELCGAQSVRDALDHLAPERIGHGVRAIEDPALVERLADEAIVLETCPASNIALKVFADYPSHPFVALREAGVKVTLNSDDPPHFHSSLANEYAIARDHFGLDDAALTKVTRTAIEAAFCDEETRTRLLARLGDGKA from the coding sequence ATGGTGCCCAAGGCGGAACTGCATTGCCACATCGAAGGGGCGGTCAGCCCCGCGCTCGCCGCGCGGCAGGCGGCCGCCTATGGCATCGATCTTTCGGCGATCATCGTCGATGGCGCCTATCGCTGGACCGACTTCACCGAATTCCTGCATGTCTACGACACGGTCGCCGCGCTGTTCCGGACGCGGGAAGACTATGCGCTGCTCGCCCACGACTACCTGACCGGCCTTGCCGCCGAGGGCTGCCTTTATTCGGAGTTCTTCATCTCGACCGATCATGCCGAGATGACCGGCCTCGCGCCGCAGGCCTATATCGAGGGACTGGCCGAGGGCATCGAACGGGCAAAGGCCGAAACCGGCATCGAGGGCCGCATGATTGCCACCGGGCTGCGCCATGGCGGCCCCGAGGCGGTCGAACGCGCAGCACGCTTCATCGTCGACCATCCCCATCCGCTGGTCACCGGCTTCGGCATGGCCGGCGACGAGCGCATGCATCACCCGGCCGACTTCGTGCGCGCCTTCGGAATCGCGCGGGAGGCAGGCCTGCGCATCACCGTCCATGCCGGCGAACTGTGCGGTGCGCAAAGCGTCCGTGACGCGCTCGATCATCTTGCGCCCGAGCGGATCGGCCATGGCGTGCGCGCCATCGAGGATCCGGCCCTCGTCGAAAGGCTGGCCGACGAGGCCATCGTGCTGGAAACGTGCCCGGCCTCGAACATCGCGCTGAAGGTGTTTGCCGACTATCCGTCTCACCCGTTCGTGGCGCTGCGCGAGGCCGGCGTGAAGGTCACGCTCAACTCCGACGATCCTCCGCATTTCCATTCCTCGCTCGCAAACGAATATGCGATCGCCCGCGACCATTTCGGCCTCGACGATGCCGCACTGACGAAGGTCACCCGCACGGCCATCGAGGCCGCGTTCTGCGACGAGGAGACGAGAACGCGGCTTCTGGCCAGGCTCGGCGACGGAAAGGCCTGA